One Vanrija pseudolonga chromosome 5, complete sequence genomic window, GGCAAGGGGCGGTCACagacgcagctcgagcagcgcgacgacgtgagTTCACTGCGCGACGGACGGCACTGACGACACTGCAGCGATaacggcgcgagctcgtcgctcaCCGAGAGCTCCAGCTCCACGGGCGACTTGGGGAGCAGCAGTGCCAATGGCGGGGGCAACATGACGAGCGCGGGGGGCGATGTTACGACAACGAGCGGCACGTCGGCCACCAACGCCAATACCAATGGTGTAGCCccgtcggcggtgacggaCGCCGGCACGCCTGCACCGGttgcgccgagcacggcgcagTTCACAGTGCACATCCACCCGAGCTCCGCGGCACCGCTCAACACGGGCactggcagcggcagcggcacaaTCACAGCAGTGACAGTCCCcgtcgctgcgccggcgccgcagcccgtCCCGTCCGTCGCGAGACcaccgccagcgacgacagtcgcggccgacaattccgccagctcggcgctcaacgccggcgcgctAGCGGGCGGTGtcgcgggcggggtggtcgcgctcgcgctcgcgctgatcctgctcctcctcgcggtaCGCAAGCGGCGCCTTGCGCCCGAACCCCAGGCGCAAGCGGAAGAGTATATGAAGGGCTACGACGACGCAATGCCGCGGCACAGCCACCAGgccgagcaccaccacaGGCCAGTGatgacgcgcacgccgtctCCGGACGACTTtagcccgccgccgctcggcgcgcgcgtcctgcccatctcgccgccgcgcccgctgaGTCCGAGCAAGGAGAGGGCACGCAGCCCGCTCCcgcctggcgcggcggccgcggcgccgacgtggcCGCCtactgcgccggcgccggtctCGGACGAGGCTCAcgtgcgcgcgacgacgcccgagagcccgctcgcgcgccgacagCACCTCGTTGCGGCTGGCGCGACGCGTACCGCCAGCCCGGTACATCGTAGCCTTGCCCGCCGGCCAGCGACCGCCCCGGCGCGTGATCTCCCGCTGccctctccgccgccgactgGCCCTCTCCCGctcccgccgtcgtccccgcccctgcgggcacggcggccagcgacggcgcccaacccgcgcgccgcgccgtcggcgttcGGATACCCTGCCGCGGCGCTCACTGCTAGCCCCACCGCGGTGCCGGGCTCGCCGGGCAGCCTCACGTCGCGCGTGAGCGCTGCGTCGCCGCTCAGTGTCGCCACGACGCTGCcggtcgcggccgactcgccgccggtACCGGGCAGCGCGGAGCTGCCGGCCGTCTACTCGCCTACGTGGAGAAACTCTGACCTCGCGGCCATCTCGCAGTGGCTCGACCAGCGGTTGTAGTGTGGATGCATGTGTGCTAAGTATGCTCTGTCTGCTAACCGAAAGTGTTGGCCCACAGCCGCTTCGcgacgccctccttctcgtACGACGCGTTGCGGTACGGCCTGCGTCCCGTGACCAGGTCGGCAGTGGCCAGGTCGACCCACTTGGTCTTCCGGATCAGCTTGTACCCCAgtgcgaggaggacgaagatCGGGATCATGATGTAGTTCATGAGGAAGGTCTGCACGTCGAACGGCGGGactgggtgtgtgagcaaGGGCAGGCATAACCCGAGGCGCGTCACTCACGGAACACGGTCCAGCCCTGGAAGAAGATGAGGAAGAAGCCGCCCGCAAAGGCCACGTACGCGGCGTACGGgaagaaggcggcgcggtacggcagctcgtcgaccgagaTGCCCTGCAGCTTGAGGGCCTTGCGGAAGCGGATGTGGCATGCGACGATGCTGGGGGCGGAGTGAGCTCATGAGCTTACTGTAGCCAGTCGGGTCTACTCACGAAGTCCAGGTGATGAACGTTGACACGCCGCCAATGCTCACCATCCAGTTgtacaccaccaccgcgccgtcACTCAGATTCAacagcgcgagcaggccgaacGCATTGCAgaacgcgacggcgacatATGGTGCGCCGTAGCGATTGGTCGCGCCAAAGATCTTGGGGGCATACCCGTCGCGCGACATGGACACGaggcagcgcgacgagacgTACAGCGCGCCGTTGATCGCCGAGAAGACGGTCGTAAGCTGGGCCGCAGGGTCAGTTGACTGCTCAGCCGGGGTGGTGGCAACTCACGATGAACGCGTTGAGCACGTTGCCCGCCTGCATGAGCCCCACGTTGGTGAAGGCCAGGATGTACGGCGACGTCGCCTGCGTCTGCGTGCCGTTGAACAGGTTGGGGTCGTTCCATGCGATCACGAGGGACTGGGCATCAGCACGGTGCAGGTGGCGCCACCCACCAGGAAGAAGAGGCTGCCAATGTACACGACAAAGATGCGGATGAAGACGAGACGGACAGCACGAGGGATGTCGCGGCCTGGGTTCTGGGCCTCGCCTGCGGTCAAACCTACGACACAATCAGCTTAAGCCAaccccaccacacccaccgatcatctcggcgccggcataGAAGATGGCAGCGAGGGAAAAGCACTTGAAGACACCCCTGACGCCGTCCGAGAAGCCGCCCGGGTCGCGCCAGTACTTGAACCCGACGTGGCCTCCGTCGCCGATCGCGCCGGTCGTGATGAGCACCGAGCAGAGGAAGAAGCTGATGATGAAGAGCAGCTTGAGCCACGTCAAGAAgaactcggcctcgccgtaCCCCCGTACGCCGATACACCCAAACAAGTAGAAGAAGACCCagccggcgagcacgaagCCCCACCACGGCAGCTTGGACTGCCAGTACGTGCAGATCAGCCCGAGGACGTAGTACTCGTTGATGAGGAAGCCGCCCCACAGTACAACGTACACCCAGCCCAGGGCGAACGCGAGCGCCGGGTCGAGGAACCGCGCAGTGTAGTCGGTAAAGCTGCCCGTCACGCTGATGAACGCCGCCAGCTCACCGAGGCTCTGCATGATCAGGTAgaggagcacgccgacggtgcCAAAGCCGATGATCACGCCCCCGGGCCCGCCGTACGTGAAGCCAGTGCCGACTGCGCCGGTGTGAGCAACACGCCGAGTACAGCCCCAACCCACTCACTGCTGTAGAACCATCCCGGGCCGATGACGCCCCCGACAGCAATCATCGACAGGTGCCGCGCCTTGAGGGCGCGGTGCAGGCCTGTCCGCTCGTCCGCCAGCGACTCggcgtacgacgacggcggggtagtgacatcggcgtcggcgtcggcgccggcgatgtcggcctccttgtccttgtagTCGTTGTCCTCagaggcgggcgggccgccgccgccgccccacaCCTGACTCGGCGTGTACTCGATGTCCGTGTTCGCTGGTGCCATGGCTGCCGTCAAGCTTGGGCGGAGGCCGTCATGGCCGGTGTGGAGTTGCCTTTATCGCGGCCCGACGACTTTGCTTGGCGCGATGTAGGTAGCACAGTGCTTGTGGAACAAGAGCAAGACGACGAACCCGATCAAGACGTCGAACGCGATCAAGACGTCACATCACCCCGCGCACTCGTTATCGAGTGTCATCGCTCCACAATTAGACCACCCGCCGACAACGGCGAATGCAATCGCTGCTCTCGTTGCCTTGGCGCGCTAGTGGGAGCACCATATCGGGGTCGCCGCATCGCGCCATCGGACACCATacgccggccggcgacggcggctaTGGGCGCCGTTCAGCATATCGCTGCAACGAGCGCGCTTACGGCTGTCGCTTGTAGACTGATTGTGAGGGTCTCGCAGTGCCCGGCAAGCCGGGGTTCCAACCTCGTGGGCGTGGCCAGCTGCAGTATCGCCTTGGCGAGAGCTATATCCAGCGCGTGTCGCCGTCTCGCGCGATCTCGTCGTGATCTATTCGGAGGATGGGTTGATGGAGATGTGGAGATGCGGTCGTCATGACGGAGGAAGTGGTCAAGCAGTCAGACCGCCGTTGGGCAACAAAAGGCGAGGTAGCCGACGGGTGCGGCAGGCCACAAGTCGCTGCCGTCCTGGCCGGGCCTCCTTCTGTCTGCCGCCCGCGCGGGGCGATAtcgcagcgacggcgacagcgatGTGGTCTCGCAAGCAAGAGAGCTGGTTGCGCAAGCTCGCGttcgcgcggcgtgctgcttCGCCCTGGCgcaagaaggtcgagggTCGGAGCCCAATACCGGACCGGCGGACCGGACATGCCATGCGATCACGACAGACTGCGATGGGTTAGCCTAACTCAAGCTGGTGGAGCGATGCCACA contains:
- the AGP3_3 gene encoding General amino acid permease AGP3, which gives rise to MAPANTDIEYTPSQVWGGGGGPPASEDNDYKDKEADIAGADADADVTTPPSSYAESLADERTGLHRALKARHLSMIAVGGVIGPGWFYSIGTGFTYGGPGGVIIGFGTVGVLLYLIMQSLGELAAFISVTGSFTDYTARFLDPALAFALGWVYVVLWGGFLINEYYVLGLICTYWQSKLPWWGFVLAGWVFFYLFGCIGVRGYGEAEFFLTWLKLLFIISFFLCSVLITTGAIGDGGHVGFKYWRDPGGFSDGVRGVFKCFSLAAIFYAGAEMIGLTAGEAQNPGRDIPRAVRLVFIRIFVVYIGSLFFLSLVIAWNDPNLFNGTQTQATSPYILAFTNVGLMQAGNVLNAFILTTVFSAINGALYVSSRCLVSMSRDGYAPKIFGATNRYGAPYVAVAFCNAFGLLALLNLSDGAVVVYNWMVSIGGVSTFITWTSIVACHIRFRKALKLQGISVDELPYRAAFFPYAAYVAFAGGFFLIFFQGWTVFLPPFDVQTFLMNYIMIPIFVLLALGYKLIRKTKWVDLATADLVTGRRPYRNASYEKEGVAKRLWANTFG